One Glycine soja cultivar W05 chromosome 2, ASM419377v2, whole genome shotgun sequence genomic region harbors:
- the LOC114376438 gene encoding uncharacterized protein LOC114376438 yields the protein MSRLFGKEIGLRWDNAKSSADASDEWWEKKQLNKGLSFTHKLTELFENVVANREFQWAPLSRIFPAGVEVDMNDVYRSSLDGIGVDVEESSRESEDTSVNATNTSVSATDAFGKINLNDSQGIVNQEIGCQKSTEKRKRINHPEKLNKKKATTS from the exons ATGAGTCG ACTATTTGGTAAAGAAATCGGTCTAAGATGGGACAATGCCAAAAGTAGTGCTGATGCAAGTGATGAGTGGTGGGAGAAAAAACAATTG AACAAAGGACTTTCATTTACTCACAAGTTGACTGAACTTTTTGAGAATGTAGTTGCTAATAGAGAGTTCCAATGGGCACCCTTATCTAGGATTTTTCCAGCTGGTGTTGAGGTTGACATGAATGATGTGTATCGCTCAAGTCTTGATGGCATTGGTGTAGATGTAGAGGAAAGTTCAAGGGAGAGTGAAGATACAAGTGTCAATGCAACAAATACAAGTGTTAGTGCAACTGATGCTTTTgggaaaattaatttgaatgattCACAAGGAATTGTCAACCAAGAAATTGGTTGCCAAAAGAGTacagaaaagagaaagagaatcaATCACCCTGAAAAGTTAAACAAGAAGAAGGCAACTACCTCTTAA
- the LOC114395551 gene encoding serine/threonine-protein kinase CTR1-like isoform X1, with product MPHRATYFFPRQFPERGLDESSKQRLHHEKRKIVNSIKSPDTTTFAAFESDAPKKQTAPPQSQSQSQSHTHDEKNDVVFSSTKQNAVSDLFTDGDKFRTQQKQIAAFCDWLIDKKKDGNRPSRHHFKPYPKEEEDEREPLLPPAAAQAVKDAVDQSFDRQVSLPRLSSGSSHAGSLFTLDGTATFSSDVTKDETSSFCQVFAEEDATKKQQEEEEKEKRNTAQKYKEGYYLQLAFTKRLSCLASLGSEPVLALDAGTETWDAESVSYRLWVSGCLSYTDKISDGFYNILGMNPYLWVMCNDVEEEGKRLPTLMALKAVEPSDTSIEVVLFDRHEDYRLKELQDKAQELYSASENALVLVEKLGKLVAICMGGTFPVEQGDLHKRWKLVSKRLRNFHQCVVLPVGSLSSGLCRHRAILFKRLADYIGLPCRIARGCRYCASDHRSSCLVKIKDDRQLSREYVVDLVGEPGNIHGPDSSINGAYVSSIPSPFQISHLKECQSPYVDVAACSQSLGNTYLGSVREDQQAEEIDLQKNNNGSIYPAIDQTHGGAEPPLIPFGLKGNDKECAILGLLNFPPVYEGVSKDLHPATKASLHEYPRLSKDSVVVLEASNKEIEIIVKGSSGVKSNYRQSTLSSSSQSKQEQEQVKIKVENQGASNIPRYLNLEPSLAMDWLEIPWDDLRIKERVGAGSFGTVYRAEWHGSDVAIKVLTVQDFQDDQLKEFLREVAIMKRVRHPNVVLFMGAVTKRPHLSIVTEYLPRGSLFRLIHKPASGEILDPRRRLRMALDVAKGINYLHCLKPPIVHWDLKTPNLLVDRNWTVKVCDFGLSRFKANTFLSSKSVAGTPEWMAPEILRGEPSNEKSDVYSFGIILWELVTLQQPWNGLNHAQVVGAVAFQNRRLAIPPNISPALASLMESCWADNPADRPSFGSIVESLKKLLKSPADAIKMGGAVT from the exons GAAAGAGGATTGGATGAATCTTCGAAGCAGAGATTACATCACGAGAAGAGGAAAATCGTCAACTCCATCAAATCACCGGATACTACGACTTTTGCCGCCTTCGAAAGCGACGCGCCGAAAAAGCAAACAGCACCACCACAGAGTCAGAGTCAGAGTCAGAGTCACACACATGATGAGAAAAACGACGTTGTTTTCTCGTCCACTAAGCAAAACGCCGTCTCCGATTTATTCACCGACGGCGACAAGTTCCGAACCCAGCAGAAGCAAATCGCCGCCTTCTGCGACTGGTTGATcgataaaaagaaggatggcaACCGTCCTAGTCGTCACCATTTCAAACCTTAtccgaaggaggaggaggatgaaCGTGAGCCTCTTCTTCCGCCGGCGGCGGCGCAGGCTGTGAAGGATGCCGTCGACCAGAGCTTCGACCGGCAGGTTTCGCTGCCGCGGCTGTCCAGCGGGAGCAGCCACGCCGGAAGCTTGTTCACGCTGGACGGCACCGCCACATTCTCCAGCGACGTCACCAAAGACGAAACGTCGTCGTTTTGTCAAGTCTTCGCCGAAGAAGACGCAACGAAGAAACagcaagaagaggaagaaaaagaaaaacgcaACACAGCGCAGAAGTACAAAGAAGGCTACTACCTGCAACTCGCGTTTACGAAGAGGCTATCTTGCTTGGCAAGTCTCGGGTCCGAACCGGTTCTCGCTCTCGACGCTGGCACCGAAACCTGGGACGCTGAATCCGTTTCGTATCGTCTATGG gtGAGTGGGTGCTTATCGTACACGGATAAGATATCGGATGGTTTTTACAACATATTGGGGATGAATCCTTACCTGTGGGTGATGTGCAACGATGTGGAGGAAGAAGGGAAGCGGTTACCGACTCTGATGGCGCTTAAGGCGGTTGAACCCAGCGACACTTCCATAGAGGTGGTTCTTTTCGATCGGCACGAAGATTATCGGCTTAAGGAGCTTCAGGATAAAGCTCAAGAGTTGTATTCTGCTTCGGAGAACGCGTTGGTGCTAGTGGAGAAGCTCGGAAAACTCGTTGCCATATGCATGGG GGGTACATTCCCGGTGGAGCAAGGAGATCTACACAAGAGGTGGAAGTTGGTGAGTAAGAGATTGAGGAACTTTCACCAATGTGTTGTGCTTCCTGTTGGTAGCTTATCTAGTGGACTCTGTAGGCATCGCGCGATTCTCTTCAAG AGATTGGCGGATTACATAGGTTTGCCATGTCGAATTGCTCGAGGTTGTCGGTACTGTGCTTCAGATCATAGATCGTCTTGCCTTGTCAAGATTAAAGATGACAGACAGCTCTCAAG gGAATATGTAGTTGACCTGGTTGGGGAACCTGGAAATATCCATGGGCCGGATTCATCTATTAATGGAGCATATGTGTCTTCAATACCTTCTCCTTTTCAAATTTCTCATTTGAAAGAATGCCAATCGCCATATGTGGATGTTGCAGCATGTTCTCAATCTCTTGGTAACACTTATTTAG GCAGTGTAAGGGAAGATCAACAAGCTGAAGAAATTGATCtgcagaaaaataataatggcTCTATTTATCCTGCAATAGATCAAACTCATGGAGGTGCAGAACCACCTCTAATTCCTTTTGGCTTGAAAGGGAATGACAAGGAATGTGCGATCCTAGGTTTATTAAATTTTCCTCCAGTATATGAAGGTGTTTCTAAGGATCTTCACCCAGCCACTAAAGCGTCATTACATGAATACCCCAGGCTCAGTAAAGATTCAGTTGTAGTACTAGAAGCTTCCAACAAAGAGATAGAGATCATTGTAAAAGGAAGTTCTGGGGTAAAAAGTAACTATAGGCAATCCACACTGAGCTCATCCAGTCAATCAAAACAGGAACAAGAGcaagtaaaaattaaagttgaaaaTCAGGGTGCTAGTAATATTCCAAGATACTTGAATCTTGAACCATCACTTGCAATGGATTGGCTTGAGATACCATGGGATGATTTACGAATCAAAGAGCGTGTTGGTGCTG GATCCTTTGGGACAGTGTATCGTGCTGAATGGCATGGATCA GATGTTGCTATCAAGGTTTTAACAGTTCAGGATTTCCAAGATGATCAATTGAAAGAGTTTCTAAGAGAG GTTGCAATAATGAAACGAGTACGTCATCCAAATGTGGTGTTGTTCATGGGTGCAGTTACTAAACGTCCCCATCTATCTATAGTAACAGAATATTTGCCTAG GGGCAGTTTATTTCGCCTAATACATAAGCCAGCATCTGGTGAGATTCTAGATCCAAGGAGAAGATTACGGATGGCTTTAGATGTG GCTAAAGGGATCAATTATCTCCACTGTCTAAAGCCTCCAATTGTGCACTGGGATCTCAAAACCCCAAATCTGTTGGTGGACAGAAATTGGACTGTAAAG GTCTGTGATTTTGGATTGTCCAGATTTAAGGCAAACACTTTCTTATCATCAAAATCCGTTGCTGGAACA ccTGAGTGGATGGCTCCAGAAATTCTTCGAGGAGAACCTTCAAATGAGAAGTCTGATGTTTACAGTTTTGGGATTATCCTGTGGGAACTTGTGACTCTGCAACAACCATGGAATGGACTTAATCATGCCCAG GTGGTTGGAGCTGTCGCTTTCCAGAACAGGAGACTTGCTATCCCTCCAAACATCTCCCCAGCATTGGCCTCCCTCATGGAATCTTGTTGGGCCGA TAACCCTGCTGATCGTCCATCTTTTGGTAGCATAGTTGAATCGTTAAAGAAGCTACTGAAGTCACCAGCAGATGCAATAAAAATGGGTGGGGCAGTAACATAA
- the LOC114395551 gene encoding serine/threonine-protein kinase CTR1-like isoform X2: MPHRATYFFPRQFPERGLDESSKQRLHHEKRKIVNSIKSPDTTTFAAFESDAPKKQTAPPQSQSQSQSHTHDEKNDVVFSSTKQNAVSDLFTDGDKFRTQQKQIAAFCDWLIDKKKDGNRPSRHHFKPYPKEEEDEREPLLPPAAAQAVKDAVDQSFDRQVSLPRLSSGSSHAGSLFTLDGTATFSSDVTKDETSSFCQVFAEEDATKKQQEEEEKEKRNTAQKYKEGYYLQLAFTKRLSCLASLGSEPVLALDAGTETWDAESVSYRLWVSGCLSYTDKISDGFYNILGMNPYLWVMCNDVEEEGKRLPTLMALKAVEPSDTSIEVVLFDRHEDYRLKELQDKAQELYSASENALVLVEKLGKLVAICMGGTFPVEQGDLHKRWKLVSKRLRNFHQCVVLPVGSLSSGLCRHRAILFKRLADYIGLPCRIARGCRYCASDHRSSCLVKIKDDRQLSREYVVDLVGEPGNIHGPDSSINGAYVSSIPSPFQISHLKECQSPYVDVAACSQSLGSVREDQQAEEIDLQKNNNGSIYPAIDQTHGGAEPPLIPFGLKGNDKECAILGLLNFPPVYEGVSKDLHPATKASLHEYPRLSKDSVVVLEASNKEIEIIVKGSSGVKSNYRQSTLSSSSQSKQEQEQVKIKVENQGASNIPRYLNLEPSLAMDWLEIPWDDLRIKERVGAGSFGTVYRAEWHGSDVAIKVLTVQDFQDDQLKEFLREVAIMKRVRHPNVVLFMGAVTKRPHLSIVTEYLPRGSLFRLIHKPASGEILDPRRRLRMALDVAKGINYLHCLKPPIVHWDLKTPNLLVDRNWTVKVCDFGLSRFKANTFLSSKSVAGTPEWMAPEILRGEPSNEKSDVYSFGIILWELVTLQQPWNGLNHAQVVGAVAFQNRRLAIPPNISPALASLMESCWADNPADRPSFGSIVESLKKLLKSPADAIKMGGAVT, from the exons GAAAGAGGATTGGATGAATCTTCGAAGCAGAGATTACATCACGAGAAGAGGAAAATCGTCAACTCCATCAAATCACCGGATACTACGACTTTTGCCGCCTTCGAAAGCGACGCGCCGAAAAAGCAAACAGCACCACCACAGAGTCAGAGTCAGAGTCAGAGTCACACACATGATGAGAAAAACGACGTTGTTTTCTCGTCCACTAAGCAAAACGCCGTCTCCGATTTATTCACCGACGGCGACAAGTTCCGAACCCAGCAGAAGCAAATCGCCGCCTTCTGCGACTGGTTGATcgataaaaagaaggatggcaACCGTCCTAGTCGTCACCATTTCAAACCTTAtccgaaggaggaggaggatgaaCGTGAGCCTCTTCTTCCGCCGGCGGCGGCGCAGGCTGTGAAGGATGCCGTCGACCAGAGCTTCGACCGGCAGGTTTCGCTGCCGCGGCTGTCCAGCGGGAGCAGCCACGCCGGAAGCTTGTTCACGCTGGACGGCACCGCCACATTCTCCAGCGACGTCACCAAAGACGAAACGTCGTCGTTTTGTCAAGTCTTCGCCGAAGAAGACGCAACGAAGAAACagcaagaagaggaagaaaaagaaaaacgcaACACAGCGCAGAAGTACAAAGAAGGCTACTACCTGCAACTCGCGTTTACGAAGAGGCTATCTTGCTTGGCAAGTCTCGGGTCCGAACCGGTTCTCGCTCTCGACGCTGGCACCGAAACCTGGGACGCTGAATCCGTTTCGTATCGTCTATGG gtGAGTGGGTGCTTATCGTACACGGATAAGATATCGGATGGTTTTTACAACATATTGGGGATGAATCCTTACCTGTGGGTGATGTGCAACGATGTGGAGGAAGAAGGGAAGCGGTTACCGACTCTGATGGCGCTTAAGGCGGTTGAACCCAGCGACACTTCCATAGAGGTGGTTCTTTTCGATCGGCACGAAGATTATCGGCTTAAGGAGCTTCAGGATAAAGCTCAAGAGTTGTATTCTGCTTCGGAGAACGCGTTGGTGCTAGTGGAGAAGCTCGGAAAACTCGTTGCCATATGCATGGG GGGTACATTCCCGGTGGAGCAAGGAGATCTACACAAGAGGTGGAAGTTGGTGAGTAAGAGATTGAGGAACTTTCACCAATGTGTTGTGCTTCCTGTTGGTAGCTTATCTAGTGGACTCTGTAGGCATCGCGCGATTCTCTTCAAG AGATTGGCGGATTACATAGGTTTGCCATGTCGAATTGCTCGAGGTTGTCGGTACTGTGCTTCAGATCATAGATCGTCTTGCCTTGTCAAGATTAAAGATGACAGACAGCTCTCAAG gGAATATGTAGTTGACCTGGTTGGGGAACCTGGAAATATCCATGGGCCGGATTCATCTATTAATGGAGCATATGTGTCTTCAATACCTTCTCCTTTTCAAATTTCTCATTTGAAAGAATGCCAATCGCCATATGTGGATGTTGCAGCATGTTCTCAATCTCTTG GCAGTGTAAGGGAAGATCAACAAGCTGAAGAAATTGATCtgcagaaaaataataatggcTCTATTTATCCTGCAATAGATCAAACTCATGGAGGTGCAGAACCACCTCTAATTCCTTTTGGCTTGAAAGGGAATGACAAGGAATGTGCGATCCTAGGTTTATTAAATTTTCCTCCAGTATATGAAGGTGTTTCTAAGGATCTTCACCCAGCCACTAAAGCGTCATTACATGAATACCCCAGGCTCAGTAAAGATTCAGTTGTAGTACTAGAAGCTTCCAACAAAGAGATAGAGATCATTGTAAAAGGAAGTTCTGGGGTAAAAAGTAACTATAGGCAATCCACACTGAGCTCATCCAGTCAATCAAAACAGGAACAAGAGcaagtaaaaattaaagttgaaaaTCAGGGTGCTAGTAATATTCCAAGATACTTGAATCTTGAACCATCACTTGCAATGGATTGGCTTGAGATACCATGGGATGATTTACGAATCAAAGAGCGTGTTGGTGCTG GATCCTTTGGGACAGTGTATCGTGCTGAATGGCATGGATCA GATGTTGCTATCAAGGTTTTAACAGTTCAGGATTTCCAAGATGATCAATTGAAAGAGTTTCTAAGAGAG GTTGCAATAATGAAACGAGTACGTCATCCAAATGTGGTGTTGTTCATGGGTGCAGTTACTAAACGTCCCCATCTATCTATAGTAACAGAATATTTGCCTAG GGGCAGTTTATTTCGCCTAATACATAAGCCAGCATCTGGTGAGATTCTAGATCCAAGGAGAAGATTACGGATGGCTTTAGATGTG GCTAAAGGGATCAATTATCTCCACTGTCTAAAGCCTCCAATTGTGCACTGGGATCTCAAAACCCCAAATCTGTTGGTGGACAGAAATTGGACTGTAAAG GTCTGTGATTTTGGATTGTCCAGATTTAAGGCAAACACTTTCTTATCATCAAAATCCGTTGCTGGAACA ccTGAGTGGATGGCTCCAGAAATTCTTCGAGGAGAACCTTCAAATGAGAAGTCTGATGTTTACAGTTTTGGGATTATCCTGTGGGAACTTGTGACTCTGCAACAACCATGGAATGGACTTAATCATGCCCAG GTGGTTGGAGCTGTCGCTTTCCAGAACAGGAGACTTGCTATCCCTCCAAACATCTCCCCAGCATTGGCCTCCCTCATGGAATCTTGTTGGGCCGA TAACCCTGCTGATCGTCCATCTTTTGGTAGCATAGTTGAATCGTTAAAGAAGCTACTGAAGTCACCAGCAGATGCAATAAAAATGGGTGGGGCAGTAACATAA